The genomic stretch TTTAACCTATGATTTCTCTTATAATATGTCGTTTGTGCCAACAAAAATTTACCTTCTAATGTAATCACTTTCGGTAGCATAAACTTTTAATATTTTTGGACTAATGTTTGTGATAGACTAATCTGTATTTTGTATTCTAGAACAGGGGGACTACTACCACTTTACCTTTTCTAACTATGGTTACACCACTGCACACACATCCTATACTATCAATAGGAACCCTttcaaaaggaaagaaagaaaatgttttGATTTTGAGATTTCACCTATAATGTACTCTGCTGGGGGAAAaaacaacctcctactcgattttattgaaaatccacctctctctctctctctcaaattcCCTAGCTCCTCGTTTATTTCAGTCAAGAAGGTAGTCGATCTGGTCCAACTAACATATGTCTTGGTTCTTTTTCCATAGGCCTGAACCCATAATGGGCCACAAAGCCCACTTCAAGTTGGAGTTATGACAGGAGCACAGTAACAACTAACATCGAGTTAGCATCAAAATCATAAAAGATTTTTTTCGCGGGAAAAATCATAGAGAAGGATTTCACACAGGTAGGAAGCTTTTTTTCTGGTATAAAGCTCTAGCATCTGCAATAAGCCCCTACACGTAATAATAACCATTATAAAAGAAGAATAAAGAGAGACAAATGAATGAAACTCTAAGCAACATAGAATCTTGAACAAAACAACATACAGCACAAAACCACCTAACATTTAACATAGGATAATACTAATGGTGATATTCATCATCCTCGTCACGGTTGATGAAGACGGATGAGAAAGGAAGATTTGCGGAGCTTGATTGGTCTCCATCAATGTGATTGGAATGATAAGTAGTTTTTTTAGGGATGTTTAGTTCCacagactaaaatttagtccctaaacattcgatgtttaggtactaattagaaaagtattaaatatagactaattacaaaactaattgcacagattgagactaattcacgagacaaatctattaagcctaattaattgaATTTTGCTACCGCAGGTAAGAAGCCAGTCTGAACAATTATATTGATATGTGAGGTTGTTACATGTaaatacatgttttttttaaggaaGAGTGAAGAGAAGCTAGCTTAATTTACATCGTTTCTAAAAGACATGCTCCACAACAGTAAAGAGGCCTTGGCGGCTGGATGCTTGATTCAATGCTTCCACAACAGTAAATATGCCTCCTTTGTGCCTATCTTACTTTGTAAAAAGCTAACAAACTCAAAAACATCATGCTTTGGCCGTCATCCTCCTTAGCTCCTCACCATATCTCTCTAGTTCTCCCCCACATCTTCTTTAGGAGTACTCCATTCCTAAAtttccatcaaattctagcaaAAATCTATTTCACAATGAATTTGTTGACCAGTCAAACAACTGAATCTCAGTCTGAATTATTTGAAATTTCTGAAATTCACCCAATTCGGTGGCATCCAAAATCTTTTGCATTTCGAATAACAGAATCTGACTATAGGAGTTAATAAGAAATAAGTATAGCACAAGAATTGGCACTCTCAAACAAGTTGCACTTCCACTCGCAAAATTTTATTGAGTAAAAAACGGAAAGTGCACAGTTAGGAATTTCATCCAAAAGGTTGAGAGCAAAGAATGCTGCAAGGAATTAACACACAGGGCCGAAATCAAGAATTGTAAAAATCAGAAGACACTAGTACCTGGAGAAAAGATCAATAGTACAAGTACGCCGTCAAATCTGAAGACTGGCCGTCGTCGCCACCATCCGTACCCTGCTGCTGCGACGCTTGAGCATGCGGCTGGCCCAACGGCGGCAGAGATGAACCCATTTGGAGCCCAAGCACCCTCGCCGTCTGCCCCTGTAGCGACTGTTCGACGAGGAATGGCGCGGCCTCGCTCAGCCCCGGCGGCCGgaacgccgccgtcgcgccggaGTCCCTCCCGTGCTCAGCGTCCGCGTAGGCCGCGACATGCTGCACCACCGTCGTCGTGTTCGGCTCCCCGACGACTCCCACCGCGTCGGCCAGCTGCTGCTCCTGCAACAGCTGTTGCACCAACGGCTGGTGCCCCAGCGAGACGCCGAGCTCTGTCTCGGAGTACTGCGCCATGGGCGCCGCGGAGGCCTGCAGCAACATCGCCATCTCCTGCTGCCTGGCCTGCTGCACGATCAATTCCTTCTCTctggcgagctccgccgcggcggcaaaCTGCTGCATGATCGTTTCCTGCTCTCCCGCGAGCTCTGCGGTGGCGATCTGCGGCATGATACGCTGCTCCATGGCGACCTTCGCCGCGGCGGCTAGCTGCTGCACGATCTCCTGGGGTGGCTCGTGCCCAAGTGTGCCGAGCTCCGTCATCTGCTGGCGCATGTCCTGGTGGCCGTGCACCAGCGTGACGTCAAGCTCCGCGTCGACGTCGTACTGCGCGGCGAGGTTGCCGTACTGAGGCGCGCCCGCGGCGAGCAGCTGCATCATCATGTCCTGCTCCgcagccgcctccgcctccgcctcggcgatctGCTGCGCCAGCGTCGCCATCGAGTCCTGGCCgctcgccacctccgccgcgggGGCTGCCTGCTGATGGGGCGGCTTCTGGAGCCGCGGCGTGACGTGGAGACCCATCGACGCATAGTGCGCCGCCGCagggtggtggtgctgctgcgcCGCGGCGTATCGCCGTCTCATGGTGTCCAGCTCCTTGGCGAGCGCCTCCGCGGCAGCCCACTGCTCCCCGTCCAGGAAGCCGGTCCCCGCTCCGGCGAGCTGCGTCGCTGCAGACTCGTGGtgctgcggcgcggcggccggggcctgCCCCGATGCCATTGCCTCCTCCCTCGCTGCCTCTGCCGCGGCCGTCGACGACTGCTTGTCCTCCAATACCTTCTGCTGCAGGTGCCCGATTCCCGGGATGCTCGGCTCCGTCCCGGCGTGCGGCGCGGCGAGGTGGTGGCGCTGATCCACGGCCGCGGCCGGTGGCGTCAACATCGCCCGTTCACTCGCAGCCACAGCAGCGGGCGCCGGCTCCTCTGTCTCCGCCATCTGCTGGCGCGGGTACCCGTTCCCTTCCGTGGAGTCCAGCTCCGTCCCGGCCTCGGCCTGCGTCATCACCATTGTCTGCTCGCTCGACGACTCCcctttggcggcggcggcggcagccgtgTTCTCCGTCTCCGCCACCTGCTCGTTCGTGTTCCGGCCCCCGGCGGCGTGCTTCTCCGCTTggcgctgctgccgccaccactCGAGGTCCGCGGCGTTCCGCACGGCCAGCAACTCGGCGTCCCGCTCCCTGGCGTGCGCCAGCGCGCGCTCGGCCTGCGCGCTCGCCtccaccctcgccgccggctccgctGCCGCGACGTCGACCGGCTCGGCCGCGGCCCCGGCGCCGAGCTCCCCGGCGATCTCCTCCCGCACGGCGTCGACCTGCTCCCGCGCCTTCTCGTTGAGCATCTGGAGGACGGCGACGTAGGAGACGCAGCCGAGCGCCGGGTCCCGCACGCGCGCCCGGGCCTCCTCGACGAGCGTCTCCGCCGCGCGGTGCCGGTCCGAGGGGAGGGACACGT from Setaria italica strain Yugu1 chromosome II, Setaria_italica_v2.0, whole genome shotgun sequence encodes the following:
- the LOC111256464 gene encoding uncharacterized protein LOC111256464 — translated: MSEEDEAEAQPVQTTCAGCRTLRRRCVPGCVFAPYFPAEGDDTSRFAAVHRVFGASNVARMLEDVSLPSDRHRAAETLVEEARARVRDPALGCVSYVAVLQMLNEKAREQVDAVREEIAGELGAGAAAEPVDVAAAEPAARVEASAQAERALAHARERDAELLAVRNAADLEWWRQQRQAEKHAAGGRNTNEQVAETENTAAAAAAKGESSSEQTMVMTQAEAGTELDSTEGNGYPRQQMAETEEPAPAAVAASERAMLTPPAAAVDQRHHLAAPHAGTEPSIPGIGHLQQKVLEDKQSSTAAAEAAREEAMASGQAPAAAPQHHESAATQLAGAGTGFLDGEQWAAAEALAKELDTMRRRYAAAQQHHHPAAAHYASMGLHVTPRLQKPPHQQAAPAAEVASGQDSMATLAQQIAEAEAEAAAEQDMMMQLLAAGAPQYGNLAAQYDVDAELDVTLVHGHQDMRQQMTELGTLGHEPPQEIVQQLAAAAKVAMEQRIMPQIATAELAGEQETIMQQFAAAAELAREKELIVQQARQQEMAMLLQASAAPMAQYSETELGVSLGHQPLVQQLLQEQQLADAVGVVGEPNTTTVVQHVAAYADAEHGRDSGATAAFRPPGLSEAAPFLVEQSLQGQTARVLGLQMGSSLPPLGQPHAQASQQQGTDGGDDGQSSDLTAYLYY